Proteins encoded within one genomic window of Methanothrix harundinacea 6Ac:
- a CDS encoding NACHT domain-containing protein yields the protein MLSGIPRAMSRIIGLLMCLASIIWGYYEYQSATMLFGPLIGFLTGLSIIISTFDATDALLRKLLSKYTSEDERSARDAFNRQAMLTRVRDFWVKGVLENSLHEEARIELGLEERRDAVAERPWDVILRTPGRPDCELPPGTKISDVFERVGRSLLILGEPGAGKTTTLLELAREMIDRAGEDPSEKIPVVFNLSSWTDPKQPIADWLTEELRAKYNIPKKIAARWVENDSLLLLLDGFDEVAPERREACIEAINVFLEEHFVPLVVCCRKEEYDALDGRLNLQSAVLLQPLTPEQIDGYLERLSPEMAPLRDALKDDQELQEFAKTPLILSIMALAYKGISVEELQSLCSTGDHRRHLFKTYVDRMFERTGRTDPKRYTKEKTIHWLSWLGQKMSEHGQTVFLIERMQPTLLETQYLKNLYFILVVLIIGSIGGLWGGLIGGLIFGLAVGMMSKLSEIIPVERLNWSWKMGRKMLIYFLIGGFFLG from the coding sequence GTGCTCTCAGGAATCCCGCGGGCGATGTCGCGCATCATAGGCTTATTGATGTGTCTTGCTTCGATCATCTGGGGATACTACGAGTACCAATCCGCGACTATGCTTTTTGGACCTTTGATAGGTTTTCTGACCGGGCTATCCATCATCATCTCCACCTTCGACGCCACCGATGCCCTTCTTAGAAAACTGTTATCGAAATACACATCTGAAGACGAGCGGTCTGCCCGCGACGCATTCAACCGACAGGCGATGCTCACTCGCGTTCGAGACTTCTGGGTGAAGGGCGTGCTGGAGAACTCCCTCCACGAGGAGGCGCGGATCGAGCTTGGCCTGGAGGAGCGAAGAGACGCCGTCGCCGAGCGCCCCTGGGACGTGATCCTGCGGACTCCGGGCCGGCCGGACTGCGAGCTTCCGCCGGGAACGAAGATCTCAGACGTCTTCGAGAGGGTCGGCCGGTCCCTTCTCATCCTGGGAGAGCCGGGGGCCGGGAAGACGACCACCCTGCTGGAGCTGGCGAGGGAGATGATCGACCGGGCCGGGGAGGACCCCTCGGAAAAGATACCGGTCGTCTTCAACCTATCTTCATGGACCGACCCGAAGCAGCCGATCGCCGACTGGCTGACAGAGGAGCTGAGGGCGAAGTACAACATCCCGAAGAAGATCGCCGCCCGCTGGGTCGAGAACGACTCTCTCCTGCTTCTCCTCGACGGCTTCGACGAGGTCGCACCGGAAAGAAGGGAGGCCTGCATCGAGGCGATCAACGTCTTTCTCGAAGAGCATTTTGTTCCGCTGGTCGTCTGCTGTCGCAAAGAGGAGTACGATGCACTGGATGGCAGGCTCAACTTACAGAGTGCGGTCCTCCTGCAGCCTCTGACGCCCGAGCAGATCGATGGCTATCTCGAAAGATTAAGCCCGGAAATGGCACCGTTGCGAGATGCGCTGAAGGACGATCAGGAACTTCAGGAGTTCGCAAAAACACCCCTGATATTGAGCATAATGGCCCTCGCCTACAAGGGGATCTCGGTTGAGGAGCTTCAATCACTTTGTTCCACCGGAGATCACCGGAGGCATCTCTTCAAAACCTACGTTGACAGGATGTTCGAGCGGACGGGAAGGACGGACCCCAAGCGGTATACAAAAGAGAAAACCATCCACTGGCTCTCATGGCTGGGCCAAAAGATGTCGGAGCACGGCCAGACTGTGTTCTTGATCGAGCGGATGCAGCCGACCTTGTTGGAGACACAATACTTAAAAAATTTATATTTTATATTAGTTGTTTTGATTATTGGGTCGATTGGCGGACTGTGGGGTGGATTGATCGGCGGGCTGATTTTTGGGTTGGCTGTTGGGATGATGTCTAAGCTGAGTGAGATAATACCGGTCGAAAGGTTAAACTGGTCCTGGAAAATGGGACGAAAGATGTTAATCTATTTTCTTATTGGAGGATTTTTTTTGGGCTGA
- a CDS encoding 23S rRNA (uridine(2552)-2'-O)-methyltransferase, whose amino-acid sequence MARDQKDYFYRKAKAEGYRARSAFKLQQINQRFRLIRRGDAVLDLGAAPGGWLQVAKEISGGRVVGVDLLAIEPIDGVTTIKADITAPETLELIVEALGGKADVVICDAAPNLSGNWTLDHARSIDLSRSALRVAESVLKPGGNFLVKVFQGDTFLDYLSEVRVRFRRAQSHSPAASRKESAEMYVVGQGFFIPPVKAGDVLELLIVGVGKSGDGFGEVEGFRIFVPGSGVGDRLRVRIGPIRSGHAVGTIEGREAAL is encoded by the coding sequence ATGGCCAGGGATCAAAAGGACTACTTCTACCGGAAGGCCAAGGCCGAGGGGTACCGGGCCAGGTCCGCCTTCAAGCTCCAGCAGATCAACCAGAGGTTCCGGCTGATCCGGAGGGGCGACGCCGTCCTGGACCTGGGGGCCGCCCCCGGCGGGTGGCTGCAGGTGGCAAAGGAGATCTCCGGGGGAAGAGTCGTCGGGGTCGACCTCCTCGCGATCGAGCCGATCGATGGCGTCACCACCATCAAGGCCGACATCACCGCCCCGGAGACTCTGGAGCTGATCGTCGAAGCCCTCGGCGGAAAGGCCGACGTCGTCATCTGCGACGCCGCCCCGAACCTCTCGGGGAACTGGACCCTCGACCACGCGCGGTCCATCGACCTCTCCCGGTCCGCCCTCCGGGTCGCCGAATCGGTCCTCAAGCCCGGCGGAAACTTCCTGGTGAAGGTCTTCCAGGGGGACACCTTTTTGGATTACCTATCGGAGGTGAGGGTGCGGTTCCGGCGGGCCCAGTCCCACTCTCCGGCCGCCTCCCGGAAGGAGAGCGCCGAGATGTACGTCGTCGGCCAGGGGTTCTTTATCCCGCCGGTGAAGGCCGGGGACGTTTTGGAGCTTTTGATCGTCGGCGTCGGAAAATCCGGGGACGGGTTTGGCGAGGTGGAGGGGTTCCGGATCTTCGTCCCCGGCTCGGGCGTCGGCGACCGGCTGCGGGTCCGGATCGGCCCCATCAGGTCCGGCCACGCCGTCGGGACGATCGAGGGAAGAGAGGCGGCTTTATGA
- a CDS encoding phosphoglucomutase produces the protein MTVFRAYDVRGVFGTELTGEIANRVGKALGSYLANGRIALGRDTRVSGPAVERAFLDGVLSTGCSVERYGVLPISMISFETWRGGYNAAAYISASHNPPEYNGIRFRTSEGYGMLYHETEMMNLYEKGTFLKGDGKLTDRSPDDALRRYADYVEGKLTFGRPLRIVLDMGNGAACGTFPLYQRLGFDCRVTNGEPDGLFPGRGPAPTEESLRDAARMVVETEADYGVGFDPDADRGLVIDDRGRIVPPEKVAVILAKERYAPGDKVVAGFDCSMIVERELLPLGFEVIRERVGDVFVANRVKEEGAVLGVERSAHLFIPEFQLSDDPFAMSLALGEIVSRGERLSELADAIPDYPYVQRSVRIEGSAADLMRRLEGDLAPLEPDTTDGLKITTEDYTVLIRPSNTQPLIRLYVETAGTDVEELVRRFMGFIEGATR, from the coding sequence GTGACAGTCTTCAGAGCTTATGACGTGCGAGGCGTCTTTGGGACGGAGCTGACCGGGGAGATCGCGAACCGGGTGGGAAAGGCCCTCGGATCCTACCTCGCCAACGGCAGGATCGCCCTCGGGAGGGACACCAGGGTGAGCGGCCCCGCGGTGGAGAGGGCCTTCCTGGATGGCGTCCTATCCACCGGATGCTCCGTCGAGAGGTACGGCGTCCTCCCGATATCGATGATCAGCTTTGAGACCTGGCGTGGGGGCTACAACGCCGCGGCGTACATCTCCGCCTCCCACAACCCCCCCGAGTACAACGGCATCAGGTTCAGGACCAGCGAGGGGTACGGGATGCTCTACCACGAGACGGAGATGATGAACCTCTACGAGAAGGGCACCTTCCTGAAGGGGGACGGCAAGCTGACGGACCGATCCCCCGACGACGCCCTCCGGAGGTACGCCGACTACGTCGAAGGTAAGCTCACCTTCGGCCGGCCCCTCCGGATCGTCCTGGACATGGGAAACGGCGCCGCCTGCGGCACCTTCCCCCTCTACCAGAGGCTGGGCTTCGACTGTCGGGTGACGAACGGCGAGCCCGACGGCCTCTTCCCCGGCCGGGGGCCGGCCCCCACTGAGGAGTCCCTCCGGGACGCGGCGAGGATGGTGGTGGAGACGGAAGCCGATTACGGCGTCGGCTTCGACCCCGACGCCGACCGGGGCCTCGTCATCGACGACCGGGGAAGGATCGTCCCTCCCGAGAAGGTGGCGGTGATCCTGGCGAAGGAGAGGTACGCCCCCGGCGACAAGGTGGTCGCGGGCTTCGACTGCTCCATGATCGTCGAGCGGGAGCTTCTCCCCCTGGGATTCGAGGTGATCCGGGAGAGGGTGGGGGACGTCTTCGTAGCAAACCGGGTCAAGGAGGAGGGGGCAGTCCTCGGCGTCGAGCGGTCCGCCCACTTATTCATCCCGGAGTTCCAGCTCTCCGACGACCCCTTCGCCATGTCCCTCGCCCTCGGCGAGATCGTCTCCCGGGGCGAGCGGCTCTCGGAGCTCGCGGACGCCATCCCCGACTACCCCTACGTCCAGAGGTCCGTCAGGATAGAGGGGTCGGCGGCCGATCTCATGAGGCGGCTCGAGGGTGACCTCGCGCCTCTTGAGCCCGACACCACCGACGGCCTCAAAATCACCACCGAGGATTATACCGTCCTGATCAGGCCCTCCAACACCCAGCCCCTCATCAGGCTCTACGTCGAGACGGCGGGGACGGATGTGGAGGAGCTGGTGAGGCGGTTTATGGGGTTCATAGAGGGGGCCACGAGGTGA
- the aglJ gene encoding S-layer glycoprotein N-glycosyltransferase AglJ, with the protein MTQNDVCILIPTLNEEDAIAGVIGEFKRMGFDDLLVIDGHSQDRTRERAEEAGARVVVQRGRGKGQALKEAFSLIEAEQIVMIDGDGTYLPGEVGHLLEPVLAGKADHVMGNRFGNLEPGALTRLNSAGNRLINFFFRLIYDVPLSDILTGYRAFTREGVRRLDLTMEGFEIETEMTVDSVKKGLAIAEVPITYRPRATGTKTKLNPLMDGARIVATIYRMAKTHNPLFYFGLMGSFFGTAGFILGLYVLREWITTRTEHIPLTILTALLIIVGFQLFFMGILGDAVASMHREALREIYRNRKER; encoded by the coding sequence TTGACCCAAAACGACGTCTGCATCCTGATACCGACCCTCAACGAGGAGGACGCCATCGCCGGGGTGATCGGCGAGTTCAAGAGGATGGGCTTCGACGACCTCCTCGTCATCGACGGCCACAGCCAGGATCGGACCCGAGAGCGGGCCGAGGAGGCGGGCGCCCGGGTCGTCGTCCAGAGGGGTAGGGGCAAGGGCCAGGCCCTCAAGGAGGCCTTCAGCCTCATCGAGGCCGAGCAGATCGTCATGATCGACGGGGACGGGACCTACCTCCCTGGCGAGGTCGGCCACCTCCTCGAACCGGTCCTCGCGGGAAAGGCCGACCACGTCATGGGAAATCGGTTCGGAAACCTGGAGCCTGGGGCCCTAACCCGCCTCAACTCGGCGGGAAACCGGCTGATAAACTTCTTCTTCCGGCTGATCTACGACGTCCCCCTGAGCGACATCCTGACGGGGTACCGGGCCTTCACTCGGGAAGGGGTTCGGAGGCTCGACCTCACCATGGAGGGCTTTGAGATCGAGACGGAGATGACCGTCGACAGCGTCAAGAAGGGGCTCGCCATCGCCGAGGTCCCCATAACCTACCGGCCTCGGGCGACCGGAACGAAGACGAAGCTCAACCCCCTCATGGACGGGGCGAGGATCGTCGCCACCATCTATCGAATGGCCAAAACCCACAACCCCCTCTTCTACTTCGGCCTGATGGGTTCCTTCTTCGGCACGGCGGGATTCATCCTCGGACTCTACGTCCTCAGGGAATGGATCACCACCCGGACAGAGCACATTCCGCTGACGATCCTGACCGCCCTTCTGATCATCGTCGGCTTCCAGCTCTTCTTCATGGGGATCCTCGGCGACGCCGTCGCCTCGATGCACCGGGAGGCCCTCCGGGAGATCTACAGGAACCGGAAGGAGAGATGA